The Cygnus olor isolate bCygOlo1 chromosome 18, bCygOlo1.pri.v2, whole genome shotgun sequence genome includes a window with the following:
- the STX8 gene encoding syntaxin-8 isoform X3 has product MAAEPWLSQHAAACRLAQELAERIRERERRQRGGESPAQLNVFIRSSLQNLKEKIDQLRDLLLRDVSMHQITQMEGDRRQNLVDELVTRQKQLEASYRNEGPEPDMTRSSLMTGGIKRGVTNPWLLEEPEETRGLGFHDIRQQQRRIIEEQDAGLDALSSIISRQKQMGQEIGNELDEQNAVQALCSLSYLHFPVLQASRRHFLLSTSWCSCAFADSPAAESSGGIQINYAKFTS; this is encoded by the exons ATGGCCGCGGAGCCCTG gcTGTCGCAGCACGCCGCCGCCTGCCGCCTGGCGCAGGAGCTCGCCGAGAGGATCCGGGAGAGGGAGCGGCGGCAGCGCGGCGGGGAGAGCCCGGCACAG ctCAATGTGTTCATCAGATCGTCGCTGCAGAATCTCAAGGAGAAGATCGATCAGCTGAGGGACTTGCTGCTTCGGGATGTGTCGATGCACCAAAT CACCCAGATGGAGGGCGACAGGAGGCAGAATTTGGTGGATGAACTTGTCACGCGGCAGAAGCAACTTGAGGCATCTTACAGGAACGAAGGCCCGGAACCAGATATGACGAG atctAGCCTAATGACTGGAGGGATCAAACGAGGTGTAACCAACCCGTGGCTCTTGGAAGAACCCGAGGAAACCAGAGGGCTTGGCTTTCACGAtatcaggcagcagcagcggagGATCATAGAAG AGCAAGATGCTGGACTTGACGCTCTTTCTTCAATCATATCCCGGCAAAAGCAAATGGGACAGGAAATTGGGAACGAGCTGGATGAACAGAATG cAGTTCAAGCTCTCTGTTCGTTGAGCTATTTGCACTTCCCAGTTCTTCAGGCTAGCCGGAGGCATTTTCTCCTGAGTACCAGTTGGTGTAGCTGTGCATTTGCAGATTCTCCAGCCGCAGAAAGCAGTGGAGGCATCCAGATTAATTATGCAAAGTTTACTTCTTGA
- the STX8 gene encoding syntaxin-8 isoform X4 — protein sequence MAAEPWLSQHAAACRLAQELAERIRERERRQRGGESPAQLNVFIRSSLQNLKEKIDQLRDLLLRDVSMHQITQMEGDRRQNLVDELVTRQKQLEASYRNEGPEPDMTRSSLMTGGIKRGVTNPWLLEEPEETRGLGFHDIRQQQRRIIEEQDAGLDALSSIISRQKQMGQEIGNELDEQNVQLEPWSPASLLPCTKT from the exons ATGGCCGCGGAGCCCTG gcTGTCGCAGCACGCCGCCGCCTGCCGCCTGGCGCAGGAGCTCGCCGAGAGGATCCGGGAGAGGGAGCGGCGGCAGCGCGGCGGGGAGAGCCCGGCACAG ctCAATGTGTTCATCAGATCGTCGCTGCAGAATCTCAAGGAGAAGATCGATCAGCTGAGGGACTTGCTGCTTCGGGATGTGTCGATGCACCAAAT CACCCAGATGGAGGGCGACAGGAGGCAGAATTTGGTGGATGAACTTGTCACGCGGCAGAAGCAACTTGAGGCATCTTACAGGAACGAAGGCCCGGAACCAGATATGACGAG atctAGCCTAATGACTGGAGGGATCAAACGAGGTGTAACCAACCCGTGGCTCTTGGAAGAACCCGAGGAAACCAGAGGGCTTGGCTTTCACGAtatcaggcagcagcagcggagGATCATAGAAG AGCAAGATGCTGGACTTGACGCTCTTTCTTCAATCATATCCCGGCAAAAGCAAATGGGACAGGAAATTGGGAACGAGCTGGATGAACAGAATG TTCAATTAGAGCCTTGGAGCCCTGCCAGTCTTCTCCCTTGCACAAAGACTTGA
- the STX8 gene encoding syntaxin-8 isoform X1, translating to MAAEPWLSQHAAACRLAQELAERIRERERRQRGGESPAQLNVFIRSSLQNLKEKIDQLRDLLLRDVSMHQITQMEGDRRQNLVDELVTRQKQLEASYRNEGPEPDMTRSSLMTGGIKRGVTNPWLLEEPEETRGLGFHDIRQQQRRIIEEQDAGLDALSSIISRQKQMGQEIGNELDEQNGKNKSHRDLFLCKNVSFNLVFIQWHCFFTHKVTRQYCKGFCNNDSCRFYAFINCLFCLTCA from the exons ATGGCCGCGGAGCCCTG gcTGTCGCAGCACGCCGCCGCCTGCCGCCTGGCGCAGGAGCTCGCCGAGAGGATCCGGGAGAGGGAGCGGCGGCAGCGCGGCGGGGAGAGCCCGGCACAG ctCAATGTGTTCATCAGATCGTCGCTGCAGAATCTCAAGGAGAAGATCGATCAGCTGAGGGACTTGCTGCTTCGGGATGTGTCGATGCACCAAAT CACCCAGATGGAGGGCGACAGGAGGCAGAATTTGGTGGATGAACTTGTCACGCGGCAGAAGCAACTTGAGGCATCTTACAGGAACGAAGGCCCGGAACCAGATATGACGAG atctAGCCTAATGACTGGAGGGATCAAACGAGGTGTAACCAACCCGTGGCTCTTGGAAGAACCCGAGGAAACCAGAGGGCTTGGCTTTCACGAtatcaggcagcagcagcggagGATCATAGAAG AGCAAGATGCTGGACTTGACGCTCTTTCTTCAATCATATCCCGGCAAAAGCAAATGGGACAGGAAATTGGGAACGAGCTGGATGAACAGAATGGTAAGAACAAGAGCCACAGAGACCTATTTTTATGTAagaatgtttcatttaatttagtCTTCATACAATGGCATTGCTTTTTCACCCACAAAGTAACACGACAATACTGTAAAGGTTTCTGTAACAACGACTCCTGCAGATTCTATGCATTCATCAACTGTTTATTTTGCCTTACTTGTGCGTAA